The Trichosurus vulpecula isolate mTriVul1 chromosome 4, mTriVul1.pri, whole genome shotgun sequence genome contains a region encoding:
- the PRR15L gene encoding proline-rich protein 15-like protein isoform X1, producing the protein MADVGWWKLTFLRKKKSTPRVLYESPDTYAHLDGGTEPARPEGVSPNSDFNARLEKIVDKNTKGKHVKVSNSGRFKEKKKVRATLGENPNLFDDGDGKGQ; encoded by the coding sequence ATGGCAGACGTTGGCTGGTGGAAGCTGACCTTTTTGCGCAAGAAAAAGTCAACCCCCAGGGTGCTATATGAGAGCCCGGACACTTATGCCCACCTAGATGGAGGTACTGAGCCCGCCCGGCCTGAGGGAGTGAGTCCCAACAGCGACTTTAATGCCCGGCTAGAGAAAATTGTGGACAAGAACACCAAGGGCAAACATGTCAAGGTCTCCAATTCTGGCcgatttaaggaaaagaaaaaggttcGAGCCACTTTGGGGGAAAATCCCAACCTCTTTGATGATGGAGATGGGAAAGGACAGTGA
- the LOC118848030 gene encoding LOW QUALITY PROTEIN: E3 ubiquitin-protein ligase RNF34-like (The sequence of the model RefSeq protein was modified relative to this genomic sequence to represent the inferred CDS: substituted 1 base at 1 genomic stop codon), with protein sequence MWASCCGLLNEVMGTGAVRGQQSGFGGGTGPFRFAPNTDFSTYPPAATGGANTVCKACGLSFSVFRKKHVCCDCKKDFCSVCSAIQENFQRCCTCHLLQETAFQRPQLMRLKVKDLRQYLILXNIPIDTCREKANLVYLVLCHHRLGSEEDVDTHSLNSSRSQTLGFFTHPFFSTYPVPSPTVSSSQEDLASHRGNSVLAALSQGQGETPSTNTEDDEEKAKETPGLSRKRMRASLSNLSSLEDVEGMSVRQLKEILARNFVNYSGCCEKWELVERVNRLYKENEENQKSYGDKMQLNDEEDDNLCQICMDAVIDCVLLECGHMVTCTKCGKRMSECPICRQYVVRAVHVFKS encoded by the coding sequence ATGTGGGCTTCATGCTGTGGGTTGCTGAATGAAGTCATGGGGACTGGAGCAGTAAGAGGCCAACAGTCTGGCTTTGGGGGAGGTACTGGCCCATTCAGATTTGCACCAAACACTGACTTTTCCACATACCCACCAGCAGCTACAGGAGGAGCTAATACAGTTTGCAAAGCCTGTGgactttcattttcagtttttagaAAAAAGCATGTATGTTGTGACTGCAAGAAGGATTTTTGTTCTGTCTGTTcagcaatacaagaaaatttcCAAAGATGTTGTACTTGTCACTTGTTACAAGAAACTGCCTTTCAGCGCCCTCAGTTAATGCGACTAAAAGTCAAAGATCTGAGGCAGTATCTCATTCTTTGAAATATACCAATAGACACTTGCCGAGAGAAAGCAAACTTGGTTTATCTTGTACTGTGCCATCATAGATTGGGCTCAGAGGAAGACGTGGACACGCACAGCCTGAATTCCTCAAGGTCACAGACTTTGGGCTTTTTCACACATCCATTTTTTTCAACATACCCAGTTCCTTCTCCAACAGTGTCTTCATCGCAGGAAGACCTTGCAAGCCACAGGGGAAACTCAGTTCTTGCAGCACTTTCACAGGGACAAGGTGAAACGCCCTCAACCAACAcagaagatgatgaagaaaaggCCAAAGAGACCCCTGGACTCTCGAGAAAGCGGATGAGAGCTTCGTTGTCTAATCTGTCAAGTCTTGAAGATGTAGAAGGGATGAGTGTCCGACAATTGAAGGAAATCCTTGCTCGGAATTTTGTCAACTATTCTGGCTGTTGTGAAAAGTGGGAGCTGGTAGAAAGAGTGAACAGACTatacaaagaaaatgaggaaaatcaaAAATCATATGGAGATAAGATGCAGCTCAATGATGAAGAAGACGACAACCTCTGCCAGATCTGCATGGATGCCGTCATTGATTGTGTTCTTCTGGAATGTGGCCACATGGTCACCTGCACCAAATGTGGCAAGCGCATGAGCGAGTGTCCCATCTGCCGGCAGTACGTGGTTCGAGCTGTGCATGTGTTTAAATCATAG
- the PNPO gene encoding pyridoxine-5'-phosphate oxidase, with protein sequence MATRRVGAGSVLLGVVTWWSRQQAAQTVSLRGRRAVRAVMDLGHMRKSYLKDQEAFEEAHLTSLDPIQQFSAWFEEASRCPEVYEANAMCLATCTRDGKPSARMLLLKGFDQDGFRFFTNFESRKGKELDSNPFASLVFYWAPLNRQVRVEGQVQRLPEKEAERYFHSRPKSSQIGAVVSHQSSVIPDREYLRKKNEELQGLYQEQDVPKPKYWGGYILYPEVIEFWQGQTNRLHDRIVFRRLQPGEPAPGPMTHPGTKDWLYERLSP encoded by the exons ATGGCGACCCGACGGGTGGGGGCAGGCAGCGTGCTGCTGGGCGTTGTGACGTGGTGGAGCAGGCAGCAGGCGGCGCAGACGGTTTCCCTGCGAGGCAGGCGTGCGGTCAGAGCTGTCATGGACCTGGGACACATGAGGAAGAGTTACCTCAAGGACCAAGAG GCCTTCGAGGAGGCGCACCTGACCTCGCTGGACCCCATCCAGCAGTTCTCCGCCTGGTTCGAAGAAGCCTCCCGGTGCCCGGAGGTGTATGAAGCCAATGCCATGTGCCTGGCCACCTGCACCAG GGATGGAAAGCCTTCTGCCCGAATGTTGCTGCTAAAGGGCTTTGACCAGGATGGCTTCCGTTTCTTCACTAACTTTGAAAGCCGAAAAGGAAAAGAGCTG GATTCTAACCCTTTTGCCTCCCTCGTCTTCTACTGGGCGCCCCTCAATAGACAG GTGCGTGTCGAAGGGCAGGTACAGAGGCTGCCAGAGAAGGAAGCTGAACGATATTTCCACTCCCGCCCTAAAAGCAGCCAAATTGGTGCAGTTGTCAGTCACCAGAGCTCTGTTATTCCAGATCGGGAG TACCtgaggaagaagaatgaggagttACAGGGGCTGTACCAGGAGCAGGATGTGCCCAAGCCTAAATATTG gGGTGGCTATATTCTCTACCCAGAAGTGATAGAGTTCTGGCAGGGTCAAACCAACCGTCTGCATGACCGGATTGTCTTCCGGAGGCTGCAGCCCGGAGAGCCTGCACCAGGGCCTATGACCCACCCTGGGACAAAGGACTGGCTGTATGAGAGACTCTCACCATGA
- the PRR15L gene encoding proline-rich protein 15-like protein isoform X2, with protein sequence MNIQWFAPSLDSCLLSREELSFSSPWLGRSSRSRRSPLNILHQGIMADVGWWKLTFLRKKKSTPRVLYESPDTYAHLDGGTEPARPEGVSPNSDFNARLEKIVDKNTKGKHVKVSNSGRFKEKKKVRATLGENPNLFDDGDGKGQ encoded by the exons ATGAATATTCAGTGGTTTGCACCCAGCCTCGACTCCTGTTTACTTAGCCGGGAGGAGCTGAGTTTCAGTTCACCTTGGCTCGGAAGAAGCAGCCGGAGCAG GAGGTCTCCTCTGAATATTCTGCACCAGGGAATCATGGCAGACGTTGGCTGGTGGAAGCTGACCTTTTTGCGCAAGAAAAAGTCAACCCCCAGGGTGCTATATGAGAGCCCGGACACTTATGCCCACCTAGATGGAGGTACTGAGCCCGCCCGGCCTGAGGGAGTGAGTCCCAACAGCGACTTTAATGCCCGGCTAGAGAAAATTGTGGACAAGAACACCAAGGGCAAACATGTCAAGGTCTCCAATTCTGGCcgatttaaggaaaagaaaaaggttcGAGCCACTTTGGGGGAAAATCCCAACCTCTTTGATGATGGAGATGGGAAAGGACAGTGA
- the LOC118848079 gene encoding uncharacterized protein LOC118848079, which yields MAEGAGERVALQGHFQTVDPGLGDGEPADAHPTFDLAEAALGGGPLCSPSFQQHQELELQEPPRQVPLECASVQARGILTLGRPAPPLLAPEEEAKNRKRPWPTNGPNLGPPFPRGLSAPDLPAAPFLPSGGTSSLDVRAGGLQDTPRFPRTQEPLRATRPTPARLCHPTPVLSRLSTEPLEPLASEGACPWATGGGKVTGLYAELVKELELQMAELRRLLVSREEAALRQERRIRELELENQQLKGQLRSLEEQNDLLSSTRGGAGLKTSSPNTSLSSGTGSLDVNEGNVQFLKGLVGLLESNMALQVNGLPAPLPTSPPVEPKGTPAEAPRSPPVRRLRAGLPSGFPAWLNSEDGVGSPATLSEATCLWEENVQDTLPDGTPVWASPVEENGRPKLELIPNSGVYITHHQLDDLSQVSTDKPKLMTRRMLDYFFSRETLARSSATGQRIAHNNTTMEKPIRLPVAVVNAIKEYVTKVCGRGCNFNAVINSKCGTSRRAVKKMIVKME from the exons ATGGCTGAGGGGGCTGGGGAAAGGGTGGCACTGCAAGGCCACTTCCAGACTGTGGACCCAGGACTGGGTGATGGAGAGCCAGCTGATGCCCATCCCACCTTTGACCTGGCTGAAGCAGCCCTGGGTGGGGGCCCTCTGTGTAGTCCCAGTTTTCAGCAACATCAGGAACTGGAGCTGCAAGAGCCTCCGAGACAGGTGCCCCTGGAGTGTGCCAG TGTGCAGGCACGGGGGATACTGACTCTGGGGAGGCCTGCCCCACCACTGCTGGCACCAGAAGAAGAAGCCAAGAACAGGAAGCGACCATGGCCCACCAATGGGCCAAACCTTGGTCCTCCCTTTCCACGAGGGCTAAGTGCCCCAGATCTACCAGCTGCCCCTTTCTTGCCAAGTGGTGGCACCAGCAGCCTGGACGTTCGAGCTGGGGGCCTCCAGGACACTCCTCGATTTCCAAGGACACAGGAACCTTTGCGGGCTACCCGCCCCACTCCTGCCCGCCTGTGCCACCCCACACCTGTTCTAAGCCGGTTGAGCACAGAGCCACTAGAGCCCCTAGCCTCAGAAGGAGCCTGCCCGTGGGCCACAGGAGGGGGCAAAGTAACGGGGTTGTATGCCGAACTGGTGAAAGAGTTGGAGTTACAGATGGCGGAGCTTCGGAGGCTGCTGGTCTCCAGGGAAGAAGCAGCACTACGGCAAGAGAGGAGGATCCGGGAGTTGGAACTGGAGAATCAGCAGCTTAAGGGTCAGCTTCGGAGTCTAGAGGAACAGAATGATCTTCTGTCTAGCACTCGTGGTGGTGCAGGGCTCAAGACATCCTCTCCCAACACCAGCCTCAGCTCTGGGACCGGTAGCCTTG ATGTCAACGAAGGAAATGTCCAGTTCCTCAAGGGCCTGGTGGGGCTACTGGAGAGCAACATGGCACTACAG GTGAATGGCCTTCCTGCACCGCTTCCCACATCACCACCTGTGGAACCCAAGGGAACTCCTGCTGAGGCTCCACGGTCCCCACCAGTTCGTAGGCTACGAGCAGGACTCCCCAGTGGCTTTCCAGCATGGTTGAACTCTGAAGATGGGGTGGGCAGTCCTGCTACACTGAGTGAGGCCACCTGTCTATGGGAGGAGAATGTTCAGGATACACTACCCGATGGAACCCCTGTATGGGCATCACCAGTGGAG GAGAATGGGAGACCCAAACTGGAGTTGATCCCCAACTCAGGGGTCTACATTACTCACCACCAGCTAGATGACCTGTCTCAGGTGTCAACAGACAAACCCAAGCTGATGACCAGGCGTATGTTGGATTACTTCTTTTCTCGGGAGACGCTGGCCCGCTCCTCTGCCACTGGTCAACGAATTGCCCATAATAACACCACCATGGAGAAGCCCATCCGGTTGCCTGTTGCCGTGGTCAACGCCatcaaag AATATGTCACCAAGGTGTGTGGTCGTGGCTGTAACTTTAATGCCGTCATCAACAGCAAGTGTGGGACCTCAAGGAGGGCAGTCAAGAAGATGATTGTTAAGATGGAGTGA